From one Vanacampus margaritifer isolate UIUO_Vmar chromosome 12, RoL_Vmar_1.0, whole genome shotgun sequence genomic stretch:
- the LOC144061912 gene encoding SLC35A4 upstream open reading frame protein-like: MVNNKGTLGQLKDLVELKDQLEDIQKRVEDEFQAGIPAGGSLLASPFLKGFLAGYVVARFRSSALLGAVVGTCTGIYMAQNYKIPNVENTVKDYINSLRGGSR, from the exons ATGGTGAATAACAAG GGTACTCTGGGCCAGCTGAAGGACCTGGTGGAGCTGAAGGATCAGCTGGAGGACATCCAGAAACGTGTGGAAGATGAGTTTCAGGCCGGGATTCCCGCT GGCGGCAGTCTACTGGCTTCTCCCTTCCTGAAGGGTTTCCTGGCCGGTTACGTGGTGGCCAGGTTCCGCTCGTCTGCGCTACTGGGCGCAGTGGTCGGGACGTGCACGGGAATCTACATGGCACAGAATTATAAGATTCCCAACGTGGAAAACACGGTTAAGGATTACATCAACAGTCTGAGAGGAGGAAGCCGATAA